A portion of the Luxibacter massiliensis genome contains these proteins:
- the cbiB gene encoding adenosylcobinamide-phosphate synthase CbiB has protein sequence MMTLMACGTGFVLDFLFGDPPWPWHPVRLIGALISALEKALRRIFGEEKDGLLKAGAVLCVAVLLISTVVPAILLWTAGRLHGGIQFILESFWCYQLLAAKSLKQESMKVYGRVKEGDLPGARKALSMIVGRDTENLDEAGVVRAAVETVAENTSDGVAAPLLFMMIGGAPLGFFYKAANTMDSMVGYKNEQYIYLGRWAAKLDDVLNYIPSRLSAVLMTGAAWILGLDGRGAWRIYRRDRRKHASPNSAQTEATCAGALGIRLAGDAWYFGKLHKKEYIGDPGREPEAEDIPRANRLMYGTAVLTFIFAAGARFLAVYKL, from the coding sequence ATGATGACATTGATGGCCTGCGGTACAGGGTTTGTATTAGACTTTTTATTCGGGGACCCGCCTTGGCCCTGGCATCCGGTGCGGCTCATAGGCGCCCTGATATCTGCCCTGGAAAAGGCCCTGCGCAGAATTTTCGGAGAGGAAAAGGATGGTCTCTTAAAGGCAGGGGCAGTCCTCTGCGTGGCAGTGCTCCTTATTTCAACAGTGGTCCCTGCCATATTGCTCTGGACTGCAGGCAGGCTGCATGGGGGAATTCAGTTTATTTTGGAGAGTTTTTGGTGCTACCAGCTTCTGGCTGCCAAGTCACTGAAACAGGAGAGTATGAAAGTATATGGCCGGGTCAAGGAGGGAGACCTGCCCGGAGCCAGGAAGGCCCTTTCTATGATTGTGGGGCGGGATACGGAAAACCTGGATGAGGCAGGAGTAGTCAGGGCGGCAGTGGAGACTGTGGCAGAAAATACATCGGATGGCGTGGCTGCCCCTCTTTTGTTTATGATGATAGGGGGGGCCCCTCTGGGATTTTTTTATAAAGCGGCTAACACGATGGATTCCATGGTAGGCTATAAAAATGAGCAGTATATATACCTGGGCCGGTGGGCGGCGAAGCTGGACGACGTACTAAATTATATCCCTTCCAGGCTGTCCGCTGTATTGATGACAGGAGCTGCCTGGATTCTTGGCCTGGACGGCAGGGGCGCCTGGAGAATATACAGGCGGGACCGGAGAAAACATGCCAGTCCCAATTCGGCCCAGACAGAAGCTACCTGCGCGGGCGCCCTGGGAATCCGGCTGGCAGGGGACGCATGGTATTTTGGGAAGCTGCACAAGAAAGAGTATATAGGCGACCCTGGCAGGGAACCTGAGGCGGAGGATATTCCCCGTGCAAACCGGCTGATGTACGGCACGGCGGTGCTTACGTTCATATTCGCGGCAGGGGCCAGGTTCCTGGCAGTATACAAATTGTGA